A window of the Eleutherodactylus coqui strain aEleCoq1 chromosome 8, aEleCoq1.hap1, whole genome shotgun sequence genome harbors these coding sequences:
- the LOC136577573 gene encoding melanin-concentrating hormone receptor 1-like produces MDVPADLEEEISLQDNNSQIYHNFSSFDPSGNVAYANVIMPTVFGIICLLGIIGNSVVIYTVFKKSKFRCTSSVPDIFIINLSVVDLLFLLGMPFLIHQLLGNGVWHFGETMCTLITALDTNSQFTSTYILTAMSIDRYLATVYPFTSAKYRKPPIAIMVICILWVLSLLSITPVWMYARLIYLPGGVLGCGITLPNPESDIYWYTLYQFFLAFAIPFAVISLAYRRILLKMASSEALTAQRSSRIRTKKVTRTAIAICLVFFICWAPFYVLQIIQLVMDQPTLAFHYAYCVAISMGYANSCINPFIYIILCETFRRRFIVSVRPAEDLPPGRIRMKFGTDPPSGSGQPLLHLVPVSSGS; encoded by the coding sequence ATCCTAGTGGCAATGTTGCTTATGCCAATGTAATAATGCCAACTGTTTTTGGAATTATTTGCTTGCTGGGAATTATTGGCAACAGCGTTGTTATCTACACTGTCTTCAAGAAATCCAAATTCCGGTGTACCAGCAGCGTTCCTGATATTTTTATCATCAACCTTTCAGTAGTAGACTTACTCTTTCTTCTTGGGATGCCCTTCTTGATTCACCAGCTCCTTGGTAATGGTGTTTGGCATTTTGGAGAAACCATGTGTACACTTATTACAGCATTGGATACCAATAGTCAGTTTACCAGCACTTATATACTCACAGCCATGTCCATTGATCGATACCTTGCAACGGTTTACCCTTTCACCTCAGCGAAGTACAGGAAGCCACCTATAGCAATCATGGTCATTTGCATCTTGTGGGTGCTGTCTCTCTTAAGTATCACTCCAGTTTGGATGTATGCTAGACTTATTTACCTTCCTGGTGGAGTCCTGGGCTGTGGCATCACCCTACCCAATCCCGAAAGTGATATTTATTGGTATACTTTGTATCAGTTCTTTTTGGCCTTTGCTATTCCATTTGCTGTTATTTCTTTAGCTTATCGGAGGATTCTTCTGAAGATGGCTTCCTCAGAAGCTCTCACAGCTCAGCGAAGCTCAAGAATAAGGACAAAGAAAGTGACAAGGACAGCTATAGCCATCTGCTTGGTGTTCTTCATCTGTTGGGCTCCATTTTACGTACTGCAGATAATTCAACTAGTCATGGACCAGCCTACACTCGCCTTTCATTATGCTTACTGTGTGGCTATCAGTATGGGCTATGCTAAtagctgtattaaccctttcatctACATTATCTTATGCGAAACCTTTAGGCGTAGGTTTATCGTCTCTGTACGACCAGCAGAAGACCTTCCACCAGGCAGGATCAGGATGAAGTTTGGTACAGATCCTCCCTCAGGTAGTGGTCAACCATTGCTTCACCTTGTACCTGTTTCCTCTGGAAGCTAA